In Engraulis encrasicolus isolate BLACKSEA-1 chromosome 24, IST_EnEncr_1.0, whole genome shotgun sequence, a single genomic region encodes these proteins:
- the LOC134441735 gene encoding LOW QUALITY PROTEIN: complement C1q-like protein 4 (The sequence of the model RefSeq protein was modified relative to this genomic sequence to represent the inferred CDS: substituted 1 base at 1 genomic stop codon), translating into MAKMLTRLNDAEMKIKELSKAKLEVAFMAAIQPSSPADGSGFGRIXPFSEEITLVHQKVLTNVGGAYDSLSGVFTAPVAGVYFFTFTTYSWVSEKDIGVRLMKNDEEVLLVWETQDKGDNEDYASNSVLLELVAGDRVFMRLKNGYQVAGSIYSNIHTFSGFLLYPKAK; encoded by the exons ATGGCTAAAATGCTGACCAGATTAAATGACGCTGAGATGAAAATAAAGGAGCTGTCGAAGGCCAAGCTGG AGGTGGCCTTCATGGCAGCTATCCAGCCCTCATCTCCTGCAGACGGTAGTGGCTTTGGGAGAATCTGACCTTTTTCTGAAGAGATCACCTTAGTCCACCAGAAGGTTCTGACCAACGTTGGAGGGGCCTATGATTCTTTGTCAG GTGTGTTCACTGCCCCAGTTGCGGGTGTCTACTTCTTTACCTTCACGACCTACAGCTGGGTGTCAGAGAAGGACATTGGCGTCAGGCTGATGAAGAACGACGAGGAGGTGCTGCTGGTTTGGGAGACGCAGGATAAGGGCGATAATGAAGACTACGCCTCCAATTCAGTGCTGCTGGAGCTGGTGGCTGGGGACAGGGTCTTCATGCGCCTCAAGAATGGCTATCAGGTCGCAGGCTCCATATACTCCAACATCCATACCTTCAGTGGGTTTTTGCTGTACCCCAAGGCCAAGTAG